A single window of Flagellimonas maritima DNA harbors:
- a CDS encoding RNA polymerase sigma factor, with the protein MSHQNEHTDALLQSCLKGKQSAQMEIYNRYYKAMYNISFRIVKNSAEAEDVMQESFLNAFTKLHTFKGDVTFGAWLKRIVINNSIYHYKKQKKAKAVDLDEVLYKVEDNDGVSLNHNGYTELKAQKVMETMKNLKDNYRISLTLHLIEGYDYEEISEIMNISYANCRTTVSRAKESLRRKLNANVGL; encoded by the coding sequence TTGAGCCACCAAAATGAACATACTGATGCACTGCTTCAATCTTGTTTAAAAGGAAAACAAAGTGCGCAAATGGAAATTTACAATAGGTACTATAAAGCTATGTACAACATATCTTTTAGAATTGTAAAGAACTCTGCGGAGGCCGAAGATGTAATGCAAGAATCGTTTTTGAACGCGTTTACGAAACTGCATACGTTTAAAGGCGATGTTACCTTTGGAGCTTGGTTAAAGCGAATTGTGATAAACAACAGTATCTATCATTACAAAAAACAAAAGAAGGCCAAAGCCGTGGATTTGGATGAAGTACTGTACAAGGTCGAAGATAATGATGGAGTTTCTTTGAATCACAATGGTTACACTGAACTGAAGGCTCAAAAAGTGATGGAAACCATGAAAAATTTAAAAGATAATTACAGAATTTCTTTGACCTTACATCTAATTGAAGGTTATGATTACGAAGAAATCAGTGAAATAATGAATATAAGCTACGCAAATTGTAGAACTACAGTTTCCAGAGCCAAAGAGAGTCTAAGAAGGAAGTTGAACGCAAATGTTGGATTATGA